Proteins encoded in a region of the Betaproteobacteria bacterium genome:
- a CDS encoding DUF3833 family protein — protein sequence DASWTGNVGTLDEHFEWSDGKKTRRIWTVTKLDDHRYSGTAADVIGTAAGTAYGNALRWRYVLNLETDDGKTYEVDFDDWMYLIDERTMLNRSYMSKFGFELGQVTLSFTRRDS from the coding sequence TCGACGCGAGCTGGACGGGCAACGTCGGCACCCTCGACGAGCATTTCGAGTGGTCCGATGGCAAGAAGACGCGGCGTATCTGGACCGTCACCAAGCTGGACGACCACCGCTACAGCGGCACCGCCGCCGACGTGATCGGCACTGCTGCCGGCACCGCCTACGGCAACGCGCTGCGTTGGCGCTACGTCCTCAACCTGGAGACCGACGACGGGAAGACCTACGAGGTCGACTTCGACGACTGGATGTATCTGATCGACGAGCGCACGATGCTCAATCGCTCTTACATGAGCAAGTTCGGCTTCGAATTGGGACAGGTCACGCTGTCCTTTACCCGCCGCGATTCGTAA
- a CDS encoding SDR family NAD(P)-dependent oxidoreductase, with product MPLNAPIQDWHGRRVWIIGASSGIGEATARALLERGARVALSARSQAPLEAMAAAYPERSLVLPLDITVTEQLRAARGEIEARWQGIDLAIVAAGTHQPVRAWQLDAGRARALFEVNLTGVVTAVTEIVPVLLGQRTGGVAIVSSVAGYGGLPTSLTYGATKAALINFAETLYLDLRPKGISVYLINPGFVKTPLTDKNEFEMPALISAEEAAREIVAGLERGEFEIHFPKRFTRVLKLLQLLPYRAYFAAVRRFTGL from the coding sequence ATGCCGCTGAACGCACCGATTCAGGACTGGCACGGCCGCCGCGTCTGGATCATCGGGGCCAGCAGCGGCATCGGCGAGGCGACCGCGCGCGCCCTGCTCGAACGCGGCGCCCGCGTCGCACTGTCCGCCCGCAGCCAAGCGCCGCTGGAAGCGATGGCGGCGGCGTATCCAGAGCGTTCGTTGGTCCTGCCGCTCGACATCACCGTGACCGAGCAGCTGCGTGCGGCGCGTGGCGAGATCGAGGCGCGCTGGCAGGGCATCGACCTTGCCATCGTCGCCGCCGGCACACATCAGCCGGTGCGGGCCTGGCAGCTCGACGCCGGTCGCGCGCGTGCCCTGTTCGAGGTCAACCTCACAGGGGTGGTGACGGCCGTGACCGAGATCGTCCCCGTGCTGCTCGGACAGCGCACGGGCGGCGTCGCCATCGTCTCCAGTGTCGCCGGCTACGGCGGACTGCCGACCAGCCTGACCTATGGTGCAACCAAGGCGGCGCTCATCAACTTCGCCGAGACGCTTTACCTCGACCTGCGGCCAAAAGGCATCAGCGTCTACCTGATCAACCCGGGTTTCGTGAAGACGCCGCTTACCGACAAGAACGAATTCGAGATGCCGGCGCTCATCAGCGCGGAAGAAGCAGCCCGCGAGATCGTCGCCGGGCTCGAGCGTGGCGAGTTCGAGATCCATTTCCCGAAGCGCTTCACGCGCGTGCTCAAGCTGCTGCAACTGCTGCCCTATCGCGCTTACTTTGCTGCCGTGCGCCGATTTACGGGTCTATGA
- a CDS encoding nuclear transport factor 2 family protein, translated as MASRLDELVRYYESLTAQSVARMGDFYAADAYFKDPFNEVRTLPDIQAIFARMFEVVESPRFVITERIVGEQSVALTWDFDFGMRGRAIRVHGASVLRFDAAGRVQYHRDYWDAAEELYEKLPVLGVLMRWLKRRAG; from the coding sequence ATGGCGTCGCGTCTGGACGAACTCGTGCGCTACTACGAGTCGCTCACTGCGCAATCGGTCGCCCGCATGGGCGACTTCTATGCCGCCGATGCTTACTTCAAGGATCCCTTCAACGAGGTGCGCACGCTACCCGACATCCAGGCGATCTTCGCCCGGATGTTCGAGGTCGTCGAGTCGCCGCGCTTCGTCATCACCGAGCGTATCGTCGGTGAACAGTCGGTCGCGCTCACCTGGGACTTCGATTTCGGAATGCGCGGCCGGGCCATCCGGGTGCACGGCGCGAGCGTGCTGCGCTTCGATGCGGCAGGGCGCGTGCAGTATCACCGGGACTACTGGGATGCCGCCGAGGAACTCTACGAGAAGCTCCCGGTCTTGGGAGTGCTGATGCGCTGGCTCAAGCGGCGTGCCGGATGA